In Mercenaria mercenaria strain notata chromosome 15, MADL_Memer_1, whole genome shotgun sequence, a single genomic region encodes these proteins:
- the LOC128549187 gene encoding alpha-(1,6)-fucosyltransferase-like encodes MPLDRSFIMDAFQFPALPGTKESDLTSAESRLRHANFSIVRKISQKKPVTGSTSLIAIYERAESQIHRIGTFSLTEQQQQQQQQQYYEVNTRPCKTEPCSMPSLNYHVMAEPKRCIGLHGFGSNVHQLTFCLIVAYATQRTLILESKDWRYAKEGWETMFLPLSRNCISTMNNSVTRTTNLSNIAHIEVIELPKMQSLTYRPTYLPLAIPEDLADNLTRIHRNPSVWWIGQIHVRRTDKKIEADYHRLEEYMDHADKWYNMHLKILSQSRYVYLTTDDPDVLKEAENKYPNYTFIYDVNACTTAKFTRYTESSLQEILFDVHMLSMCDFVICTMSSNVCRLVYELMQSRDGDASNRLISLDTDYFFRVEHPGKKFEKRFMQNSTSGVQMKGFTPVKEKRSKPSRPIFTADNKRTQVAMPVYSEREQLEPKQKFVSNVNQETD; translated from the exons ATGCCTTTAGACCGAAGCTTCATCATGGATGCCTTCCAGTTTCCCGCCCTTCCAGGAACGAAGGAGTCTGATCTTACTTCAGCTGAATCCCGTCTTCGTCATGCAAACTTCTCCATTGTAAGGAAAATTTCTCAGAAGAAACCCGTCACTGGATCCACTTCTCTTATCGCTATCTACGA AAGAGCAGAAAGTCAAATTCATAGAATAGGCACTTTTAGCCttacagaacaacaacaacaacaacaacaacaacaatattatgaAGTAAATACAAGACCATGTAAAACCGAACCTTGCAGTATGCCTAGTCTGAATTACCACGTTATGGCAGAACCAAAGAGATGCATTGGTCTAC ATGGTTTTGGAAGCAATGTACATCAACTGACGTTCTGCCTAATTGTGGCGTACGCTACACAAAGGACATTAATACTGGAATCAAAGGACTGGAGGTACGCTAAGGAGGGTTGGGAGACTATGTTTCTCCCTCTCAGTAGAAATTGTATATCAACAATGAACAACAGCGTTACTAGAACTACAA ATTTAAGCAATATAGCACACATCGAAGTAATTGAATTACCTAAGATGCAGAGCTTGACATATCGGCCTACGTACCTCCCGTTGGCAATACCAGAGGACCTTGCAGACAATTTAACCCGTATACACAGAAACCCATCAGTCTGGTGGATCGGACA AATACATGTTCGGAGAACCGACAAAAAAATTGAAGCTGATTATCACCGTTTGGAAGAGTATATGGATCATGCCGATAAATGGTACAACATGCACTTGAAGATTCTTTCCCAGTCACGATATGTATATCTCACTACTGATGATCCAGATGTCCTGAAAGAAGCAGAAAATAA GTATCcaaattacacatttatttatgATGTAAATGCTTGCACAACTGCAAAATTTACAAGATACACAGAATCATCTCTCCAAGAAATTTTGTTTGACGTTCACATGTTGTCGATGTGCGACTTTGTGATTTGTACGATGTCGTCAAAT gttTGTAGACTGGTATATGAACTTATGCAGTCACGTGATGGGGATGCATCTAACCGTCTTATATCCTTAGATACCGACTACTTCTTTCGTGTGGAACATCCTGGGAAGAAATTTGAAAAACGTTTCATGCAGAATAGTACATCTGGAGTTCAAATGAAAGGCTTTACTCCGGTGAAAGAAAAAAGATCTAAACCATCAAGACCTATATTTACAGCTGATAACAAGAGAACCCAAGTTGCAATGCCGGTGTATTCCGAAAGAGAACAACTTGAACCAAAacagaagtttgtatcaaatgtaAACCAAGAGACTGACTGA